One Streptomyces sp. NBC_01237 genomic region harbors:
- a CDS encoding acyl-CoA dehydrogenase family protein yields the protein MHEPWRDLFRAERFSFREGLTPQERATLSYERLRAVNDAMDSPEELATDVERLSAFHEWAGPADPAMATVASIHYNLFLGSLLDLGPGQERDLREYIAMARTGTFLCTEAGHGNSASQLETTAVYDAAAGVFVLHTPTPGARKFMPNTSSTGGPKTAVVAARLITDGTDRGVFLFLTPLSDDTGSPLPGVEIHRLPQTASSPVDHCVTSFTHVRLPHGALLQGDHGRLTPEGVFTSSIGSPRMRFLRSIGRVTTGKLCMSAYSLGTARQALAVALRHAHTRHTASVTPRRTVPLFAHRSHHAPLLDAVATTYAATLLHRTALRRWAEGTEDQREDGERFIAIAKGWITWQARAVMTECRERCGAQGLLLANGIAGQLAANEGTITAEGDNLVIWVKAAGEMLLGHFTPEEAGSTPPGDRELTDPAFLQELLADIERIWQQRARTRLRGAEPGNPLNRWNVAVTPALKLVDAHAHRQAAEALLAAAEETPDSEAQEILRSLHRLFALRQISGHSGDLLAEGRLTPDQVRSLPDLAETSVADLEPKAMALGQGLFVADDVLLRYPINQPDTTGCGVS from the coding sequence GTGCACGAGCCTTGGCGCGATCTCTTCCGCGCCGAGCGGTTCAGCTTCCGGGAGGGGCTCACACCGCAGGAGCGCGCCACTCTCTCCTATGAACGGTTACGCGCTGTCAACGACGCGATGGACAGTCCCGAGGAGCTCGCGACCGACGTGGAGCGTCTCAGCGCGTTCCACGAGTGGGCCGGACCCGCCGACCCCGCAATGGCGACCGTGGCGAGTATCCACTACAACCTGTTCCTCGGCAGCCTCCTTGACCTCGGACCCGGGCAGGAGCGCGACCTGCGTGAATACATCGCGATGGCTCGCACGGGGACGTTCCTGTGCACCGAGGCCGGACACGGCAACAGCGCCTCGCAGCTGGAGACGACAGCGGTGTACGACGCGGCGGCCGGCGTATTCGTGCTGCACACGCCGACACCCGGTGCGCGCAAATTCATGCCGAACACCAGCTCGACGGGAGGGCCCAAGACCGCGGTCGTCGCGGCCCGGCTGATCACGGACGGCACGGACCGGGGTGTCTTCCTGTTCCTCACGCCGCTCAGCGACGACACCGGGAGCCCGCTGCCGGGAGTGGAGATACACCGGCTGCCGCAGACCGCCAGCAGCCCCGTGGACCACTGCGTGACCTCGTTCACCCACGTCCGCCTGCCCCACGGCGCACTCCTCCAGGGCGATCACGGGCGGCTGACACCGGAGGGCGTGTTCACCAGCTCCATCGGCAGCCCCCGCATGCGATTCCTGCGCTCCATAGGCCGCGTCACCACCGGAAAGCTGTGCATGAGCGCCTACAGCCTGGGAACCGCCCGCCAGGCCCTGGCCGTGGCCCTGCGTCATGCTCACACCAGGCACACGGCGAGCGTGACCCCGCGCAGGACCGTCCCCCTGTTCGCCCATCGCAGCCACCACGCCCCGCTCCTCGATGCCGTTGCCACGACCTATGCCGCGACCCTGCTGCACCGCACGGCCCTGCGACGGTGGGCGGAGGGAACGGAGGACCAACGCGAAGACGGTGAACGGTTCATCGCCATAGCCAAGGGCTGGATCACGTGGCAGGCGCGCGCTGTCATGACCGAGTGCCGTGAGCGCTGCGGTGCGCAGGGACTGCTCCTGGCCAACGGAATCGCCGGTCAGCTGGCGGCCAATGAGGGCACCATCACCGCGGAGGGCGACAACCTGGTCATATGGGTCAAGGCGGCCGGTGAGATGCTCCTCGGTCACTTCACTCCGGAAGAGGCCGGCTCCACACCGCCGGGGGACCGTGAACTCACCGATCCGGCCTTCCTCCAGGAGCTCCTGGCGGACATCGAGCGCATCTGGCAACAACGGGCGCGAACGCGTCTGCGGGGCGCCGAGCCCGGCAATCCGCTCAACCGCTGGAACGTGGCCGTCACTCCCGCCCTCAAGCTGGTCGACGCCCACGCCCACCGACAGGCCGCCGAAGCCCTGCTGGCCGCCGCCGAGGAGACTCCCGACTCCGAGGCCCAAGAGATCCTGCGGTCTCTGCACCGTCTGTTCGCTCTCCGTCAGATCAGCGGCCACAGCGGGGACCTGCTCGCCGAGGGGCGCCTGACGCCCGACCAGGTCAGGTCGCTCCCCGACCTCGCCGAGACGTCGGTCGCCGATCTCGAACCGAAGGCGATGGCCCTCGGCCAGGGGCTCTTCGTCGCCGACGACGTGCTCCTGCGCTACCCCATCAACCAGCCGGACACCACGGGATGCGGGGTCTCCTGA
- a CDS encoding AraC family transcriptional regulator → MASETYVVHASTTRDVALRERTDFWSEHVTSCQSRMGYGYPRTDDFHAGTIRQFTDTHQLVMFWSDTITYTRTAGQTRHAPDEDYRLLLPVTGEMVMRQGDQELRLVPGAGCLVTFATPFELRQDVSARALIMSIAAQEVNGRLNRSSPLTAAIDLASGLGRVVGDMLTGLHEERDTLTTGQFDAVSDRLVELLCMLAAGDDRPTAPGHLTDVETMVRRYIREHAADPGMTGITVAQALGWSLRQVQLALQHAGTTPRELIREERLRLVRDRLPAPAYRHMTITELAYASGFSSSSALSTAFRQRFGVCPREVRHAGPRPVGDTRPS, encoded by the coding sequence ATGGCCTCGGAAACCTACGTCGTGCATGCGTCGACGACCCGGGACGTGGCCTTGCGTGAGCGCACCGACTTCTGGAGCGAGCACGTGACGTCGTGTCAAAGCCGGATGGGCTACGGCTACCCGCGCACCGACGACTTTCACGCGGGGACGATCCGCCAGTTCACGGACACTCATCAGCTCGTCATGTTCTGGTCGGACACGATCACGTACACCCGGACCGCGGGCCAGACACGGCACGCCCCTGACGAGGACTACCGCTTGCTGCTGCCGGTCACCGGGGAAATGGTGATGCGCCAGGGCGACCAGGAGCTGCGGCTGGTGCCGGGGGCCGGGTGCCTGGTCACGTTCGCCACACCGTTCGAGCTCCGGCAGGACGTCTCCGCGCGGGCGCTCATCATGTCGATCGCCGCTCAAGAGGTGAACGGACGGTTGAACCGGTCCTCGCCGCTCACCGCGGCCATCGATCTGGCCTCCGGCCTGGGCCGGGTGGTGGGTGACATGCTGACCGGTCTGCACGAGGAGCGCGACACCCTCACCACGGGCCAGTTCGACGCGGTGTCGGACCGGCTGGTCGAGCTGCTGTGCATGCTCGCCGCAGGAGACGACCGCCCCACCGCCCCGGGCCATCTGACCGATGTGGAGACGATGGTCCGCCGGTACATCCGCGAGCATGCGGCCGACCCCGGGATGACCGGCATCACCGTGGCGCAGGCGCTGGGCTGGTCGCTGCGCCAGGTGCAGCTGGCCCTGCAGCATGCAGGGACGACCCCCCGCGAGCTGATCCGCGAGGAACGGCTGCGGTTGGTACGGGACCGGCTGCCGGCACCCGCGTACCGGCATATGACGATCACCGAGCTGGCGTACGCGTCGGGATTCTCCTCCTCCAGTGCGCTCAGCACGGCATTCCGGCAGCGCTTCGGGGTGTGCCCCCGCGAGGTACGGCACGCGGGCCCCCGGCCCGTCGGCGATACGCGCCCGAGTTGA
- a CDS encoding DUF6801 domain-containing protein gives MASDRMIQNLRGRHRTSRAVPSGPATRRAVGLTLAAGVAGASVGVFGAGSAAADPVSLELRYVCAVQMLPDRAGTVEIDADVPTSAVVGRPTSKFVIRATVPVSGADANGLRSAGIQVIKGTVDAKVLVKAPGGDTNLKVPFQVARTDVPKSGPFSVEATGVAPSLTFSRPGRARITVGDLVAHVSASGGMTVRLDVPCKLDSGQNNVVASIGITRTRPTTAPTPSKVPAAATSGTTGSQNPSEGARAGAATEGPAGPSGGLATTGSQGVMSLIPVVAGTVVLGALAVAAAFRFRSRRAR, from the coding sequence ATGGCGAGTGACAGGATGATCCAGAACCTGCGTGGGCGGCACCGGACATCCCGTGCCGTCCCGAGCGGTCCGGCGACCCGCAGAGCCGTGGGACTGACGCTGGCCGCAGGGGTCGCGGGCGCGAGCGTGGGGGTGTTCGGAGCCGGGTCCGCGGCCGCGGACCCGGTATCGCTCGAACTGCGGTACGTGTGCGCGGTCCAGATGCTCCCCGACCGGGCAGGCACGGTGGAGATCGACGCGGATGTCCCGACATCGGCGGTGGTCGGCAGGCCCACCTCGAAGTTCGTCATCCGTGCGACGGTGCCGGTGAGCGGGGCTGACGCGAACGGGCTGCGCAGCGCCGGTATCCAGGTCATCAAGGGCACGGTGGACGCGAAGGTCCTGGTGAAAGCGCCGGGGGGTGACACCAACCTCAAGGTGCCCTTCCAGGTGGCCAGAACCGATGTCCCGAAGTCCGGACCGTTCTCGGTCGAGGCGACCGGCGTCGCGCCGAGTCTCACCTTCAGCCGGCCGGGCAGGGCGAGAATCACCGTCGGTGACCTCGTCGCGCACGTCTCCGCGAGTGGTGGCATGACGGTCCGACTCGACGTGCCGTGCAAGCTGGACAGCGGGCAGAACAACGTCGTGGCATCGATCGGCATCACCAGGACGAGACCGACGACCGCCCCGACCCCGTCCAAGGTGCCGGCAGCGGCCACCTCGGGCACCACCGGGTCACAGAACCCGAGCGAAGGCGCGAGGGCGGGTGCGGCCACCGAAGGCCCGGCCGGCCCCTCCGGCGGCCTGGCTACGACTGGCAGCCAGGGCGTCATGAGTCTGATCCCGGTGGTCGCGGGAACCGTTGTCCTGGGGGCCCTTGCCGTGGCCGCCGCTTTCCGCTTCCGTTCACGCCGCGCCAGGTGA
- a CDS encoding NACHT domain-containing protein, which translates to MRTARRTLWGWVALSVVTVGVAVTIAIRAGTGDVDPGGLALGLVSLMLAIAGLYQATLSPTSQDTDTAGLADRLADHIRKREEEARRRLLGGSDRTINVEFAFLPSPAHHATDAAAPRGTLEDIATHYRDLRLGRLVITGAPGAGKTVLALHLMLLLLADRAPGAPVPVRLSLSTYDPERYKLDDWLADQLTRTYQLRPAAAAALVTARLMLPVLDGLDEMDAGEVFGDHSRAAAALEAMNSYLHGTTKGQLVLTCRSGAYAALEGAELWAEDASRIDIAPVDQAATEAFVAARARRPARWEPVLDALRAAPESPLAQSLSTPWRLTIALAVHDERHPGGGWVRDPVDLLALTPRTPEQIRDHLLNLFILAASSTGGTTAPYTQPQIRTWLTVLARYLHTNTISPRDVAGRRLSGTDLVLHELWPLTGHRRARTVQVLSTIAVWATIDLPAALLDSWYVYAANVTLMVVGSLLIAIPPWPVPSRLERVNAGGPAARGQLVNGLVGGLFWGGLIVVADMGNVLGPVAGLVYGLVVGLAGGAMVGFGLAGVLSDAPDFGRSHGNASPRGTVRDDLVSGFATGLVVGLGFVPYYWFAGGPVIALGAVIIYMLLFGLGGGRALALLYNRLFRCGYRGALDSLVRPWRVFGPLFGTGAGPALGAAGVRYLAFLLCTRRWWSGQPLPWRLGRFLDWCCDAGLTRTAGIAYQFRHRELQEFLIRGHIPHDPPNRATSARATRR; encoded by the coding sequence ATGAGGACGGCACGTCGCACACTGTGGGGATGGGTGGCGCTCAGTGTGGTGACCGTGGGAGTGGCGGTCACCATCGCCATTCGGGCGGGAACCGGGGATGTGGACCCGGGCGGGCTGGCGTTGGGGCTGGTCAGCCTGATGCTGGCGATAGCCGGCCTGTACCAGGCGACGCTCTCCCCGACCTCGCAGGACACCGACACCGCCGGACTGGCCGACCGCCTCGCCGACCACATCAGGAAACGTGAGGAGGAAGCCCGCCGGAGACTCCTCGGCGGCAGCGACCGCACCATCAACGTCGAGTTCGCCTTCCTCCCCTCCCCGGCCCACCACGCCACGGACGCGGCGGCGCCCCGGGGCACGTTGGAGGACATCGCCACCCACTACCGCGATCTCCGGCTCGGCCGCCTCGTCATCACCGGCGCACCCGGAGCCGGCAAGACCGTCCTCGCTCTCCACCTCATGCTGCTCCTCCTCGCCGACCGGGCGCCGGGCGCCCCCGTTCCCGTACGCCTGTCGTTGTCCACCTACGACCCCGAGCGGTACAAGCTCGACGACTGGCTCGCCGACCAGCTCACCCGCACGTACCAGCTACGCCCCGCCGCGGCAGCCGCCCTCGTCACCGCCCGGCTGATGCTCCCCGTGCTCGACGGCCTCGACGAAATGGACGCCGGAGAGGTCTTTGGGGACCACTCCCGTGCCGCTGCCGCTCTGGAGGCCATGAACAGCTACCTCCACGGCACCACCAAGGGCCAACTCGTCCTCACCTGCCGCAGCGGCGCCTACGCCGCTCTCGAAGGTGCGGAACTGTGGGCGGAGGACGCCTCCCGGATCGACATCGCCCCCGTCGACCAGGCCGCGACCGAGGCGTTCGTCGCCGCCCGCGCCCGCAGACCGGCCCGCTGGGAACCCGTCCTGGACGCACTCCGCGCAGCCCCGGAAAGTCCCTTGGCCCAGAGCCTGTCCACACCCTGGCGGCTGACCATAGCCCTCGCCGTCCACGACGAACGTCACCCCGGCGGTGGCTGGGTCCGCGATCCCGTGGATCTCCTCGCGCTCACCCCGCGAACCCCCGAACAGATCCGGGACCACCTGCTGAATCTGTTCATCCTCGCCGCTTCCTCGACAGGCGGCACCACAGCGCCCTACACCCAGCCGCAGATACGCACCTGGCTGACGGTCCTCGCCCGCTACCTGCACACCAACACCATCAGCCCCCGCGACGTGGCGGGACGGCGCCTGTCCGGAACCGATCTCGTACTCCATGAACTGTGGCCGCTCACCGGCCACCGCCGCGCCCGCACCGTCCAGGTCCTGTCGACCATCGCGGTGTGGGCCACCATCGACCTGCCTGCCGCCCTGCTCGACTCCTGGTACGTGTACGCGGCGAACGTGACGCTGATGGTGGTGGGCAGTCTTCTCATCGCAATCCCCCCGTGGCCCGTACCGTCCCGGCTGGAACGAGTGAACGCCGGAGGACCGGCGGCACGAGGTCAGCTGGTGAACGGGCTGGTGGGAGGGCTCTTCTGGGGAGGGCTCATCGTCGTGGCCGACATGGGGAATGTCCTCGGGCCGGTGGCCGGGCTCGTGTACGGCCTGGTGGTGGGGCTCGCCGGTGGAGCGATGGTCGGTTTCGGGCTGGCGGGCGTGCTCTCGGACGCACCCGATTTCGGCAGGTCACACGGAAACGCGTCGCCGCGCGGCACGGTCCGGGACGACCTCGTGAGCGGGTTCGCGACCGGCCTCGTGGTCGGCCTGGGGTTCGTGCCGTACTACTGGTTCGCCGGGGGCCCCGTGATCGCGCTCGGGGCAGTGATCATCTACATGCTTCTGTTCGGCCTCGGCGGCGGGCGGGCGCTGGCGCTCCTCTACAACCGCCTGTTCAGATGCGGATACCGGGGCGCGCTCGACTCGCTGGTCAGGCCCTGGCGGGTGTTCGGCCCCCTGTTCGGGACCGGCGCCGGCCCGGCCCTCGGCGCCGCGGGCGTCCGCTACCTGGCGTTCCTGCTCTGCACCCGCCGCTGGTGGTCCGGCCAGCCACTGCCCTGGCGCCTCGGCCGATTTCTCGACTGGTGCTGCGACGCGGGTCTGACGCGCACCGCCGGGATCGCCTACCAGTTCCGCCACCGCGAGCTCCAGGAGTTCCTCATCCGCGGCCACATCCCCCACGACCCGCCGAACCGTGCCACCTCCGCGCGGGCGACGCGACGCTGA
- a CDS encoding DUF6204 family protein translates to MGTQHTYRVIVRGTWERLTDGDRARLLSEVEEHGLTAMRFTEEGTLAYDAVLKHFSFRYVVVSDAADGEEMAAAIAEDRAQSALKERGYAHGELRSTVTDMDTMKVNYKGRRAPGAA, encoded by the coding sequence ATGGGCACGCAGCACACGTACCGGGTGATCGTGCGGGGTACCTGGGAGAGGCTGACGGACGGGGACCGGGCGCGGCTGCTGTCGGAGGTGGAGGAGCACGGTCTGACGGCGATGCGGTTCACCGAGGAGGGCACGCTGGCCTACGACGCCGTGCTCAAGCACTTCAGCTTCCGCTATGTGGTGGTGTCCGACGCGGCGGACGGCGAGGAGATGGCGGCGGCCATCGCCGAGGACCGGGCGCAGAGCGCGCTGAAGGAGCGGGGGTACGCGCACGGCGAGCTGCGCTCCACGGTGACGGACATGGACACGATGAAGGTGAACTACAAGGGACGGCGGGCTCCGGGAGCGGCATGA
- a CDS encoding DUF5107 domain-containing protein, giving the protein MATTVRRAVLTLPAAPRGPENPLPALRTLDEPHAVDERERADLPREMARQLGHEPLRTVLPVRVLDGYGRERTPTELDAIVIENDRLRVTVLPGLGGRVHSLHHKPTGRELAYRNPVLQPADFALNGAWFSGGIEWNIGATGHSTLSCAPVHAALVPAPDGGRMVRLWEWERLRDLPFQVDLWLPDDSDFLHVGVRIRNPHEHPAPVYWWSNIAVPESEGTRVLAPAEEAWHFGYERTLDRVAVPETGGTDVTYPLRSTYPADYFYEVPDGARRWIAALDEDGHGLVQTSTDLLRGRKLFLWGSGTGGRRWQQWLTEPGTGGYAEIQAGLARTQLEHVPLEPGAEFSWLESYGPLSADPATVHGADWSAARAETEQRLAAALSRTDVEEAYAAWLPFADAEPVEVLATGSGWGALEVKRAGLTLPGTPFAESTLGEQQRPWLELLHQGAVPRPRRAGPPGPTLVSSHWRDMLETAPADPLTEYHLGIAQWHADDRAQAVRSWERGLALAVSRWPLLRCLAVAAQDSGQVSRAADLYTEAFEDLCGERADEECWSAATAALARETIEAQLAAGRQAAARTVLAALDPDVRERGRFRLLDARVLVAEGETAAARALFDTGFEVADLREGAEILGDLWAAVSEEPLPDAYNYRMRPKR; this is encoded by the coding sequence TTGGCCACGACCGTACGACGTGCCGTACTGACTCTGCCCGCAGCACCACGGGGACCGGAGAACCCGCTGCCCGCCCTGCGGACGCTCGACGAGCCGCATGCCGTGGACGAGCGCGAGCGGGCCGATCTGCCCCGGGAGATGGCGCGGCAGCTCGGCCACGAGCCGCTGCGCACGGTCCTGCCGGTACGTGTCCTGGACGGATACGGACGTGAGCGCACCCCCACCGAGCTGGACGCGATCGTCATCGAGAACGACCGGCTGCGCGTCACCGTGCTGCCCGGTCTCGGAGGCCGCGTCCACTCCCTGCACCACAAGCCGACCGGCCGTGAACTCGCCTACCGCAACCCCGTCCTCCAGCCCGCCGACTTCGCACTCAACGGCGCCTGGTTCTCCGGCGGCATCGAATGGAACATCGGCGCCACCGGCCACTCCACCCTCTCCTGCGCACCCGTCCACGCCGCCCTGGTCCCCGCCCCGGACGGCGGCCGGATGGTCCGGCTCTGGGAGTGGGAGCGGCTGCGCGACCTGCCCTTCCAGGTGGATCTGTGGCTGCCCGACGACTCCGACTTCCTGCACGTCGGCGTACGGATACGCAATCCGCACGAGCATCCCGCGCCCGTCTACTGGTGGTCCAACATCGCCGTCCCCGAGAGCGAGGGCACCCGGGTCCTGGCCCCCGCCGAGGAAGCCTGGCACTTCGGGTACGAGCGGACCCTCGACCGGGTCGCCGTCCCGGAGACCGGCGGCACCGACGTGACGTACCCGCTGCGCAGCACCTACCCGGCCGACTACTTCTACGAGGTACCCGACGGCGCCCGCCGCTGGATCGCCGCCCTGGACGAGGACGGCCACGGGCTCGTCCAGACCTCCACCGACCTGCTGCGCGGCCGCAAGCTCTTCCTCTGGGGCAGCGGCACGGGCGGACGCCGCTGGCAGCAGTGGCTGACCGAGCCGGGCACCGGGGGCTACGCCGAGATCCAGGCCGGGCTCGCCCGCACGCAGCTGGAACACGTCCCCCTCGAACCGGGTGCCGAGTTCAGCTGGCTGGAGTCGTACGGTCCGCTCTCCGCGGACCCCGCCACCGTGCACGGCGCGGACTGGTCCGCCGCCCGCGCCGAGACCGAACAGCGGCTCGCCGCGGCCCTGTCGCGCACCGATGTCGAGGAGGCGTACGCGGCCTGGCTGCCGTTCGCCGACGCCGAGCCGGTGGAGGTGCTGGCCACCGGCTCCGGCTGGGGCGCCCTGGAGGTGAAGCGGGCCGGTCTCACGCTGCCGGGCACTCCCTTCGCCGAGTCCACGCTCGGTGAACAGCAGCGTCCCTGGCTGGAGTTGCTGCATCAGGGCGCCGTGCCCCGGCCGCGCCGGGCGGGCCCGCCCGGACCCACGCTGGTCTCGTCGCACTGGCGCGACATGCTGGAGACCGCGCCCGCCGATCCGCTCACCGAATACCACCTCGGGATCGCCCAGTGGCACGCCGACGACCGCGCCCAGGCCGTCCGCAGCTGGGAGCGCGGCCTCGCCCTCGCCGTGTCGCGCTGGCCGCTGCTGCGCTGTCTGGCCGTCGCCGCCCAGGACAGCGGTCAGGTCTCCCGCGCCGCCGATCTCTACACCGAGGCGTTCGAGGACCTCTGCGGAGAGCGCGCGGACGAGGAGTGCTGGTCCGCCGCGACCGCGGCCCTCGCCCGCGAGACGATCGAGGCCCAGCTCGCCGCCGGGCGGCAGGCGGCGGCGCGCACCGTCCTGGCGGCCCTGGACCCGGACGTCCGTGAGCGCGGCCGGTTCCGGCTGCTCGATGCCCGCGTCCTGGTCGCCGAGGGGGAGACCGCGGCGGCGAGGGCGCTCTTCGACACCGGGTTCGAGGTCGCCGACCTGCGCGAGGGCGCCGAGATCCTGGGCGACCTCTGGGCCGCGGTCAGCGAGGAGCCGTTGCCGGACGCATACAACTACCGGATGCGCCCGAAGCGCTGA
- a CDS encoding VOC family protein, with the protein MEIIGTTLRICVDDLEASVAFYESLTSTPALRFERGGVSVAAIGCFLLMSGPESELEVLRKVSATIAVKDVDAAHAALTRVGAHIVAGPVPTPAGRNLIALHPDGSVFEYADRNAPA; encoded by the coding sequence ATGGAAATCATCGGAACCACGCTGCGCATCTGCGTCGACGACCTGGAGGCCTCGGTGGCCTTCTACGAGAGCCTCACGAGCACTCCGGCGCTGCGCTTCGAGCGCGGCGGGGTCTCGGTCGCCGCGATCGGCTGCTTTCTGCTGATGAGCGGTCCCGAGTCGGAGCTGGAGGTGCTGCGCAAGGTGAGTGCGACGATCGCGGTCAAGGACGTCGACGCGGCCCATGCGGCGCTGACCCGGGTCGGCGCCCACATCGTGGCGGGCCCGGTGCCGACCCCGGCCGGCCGCAATCTCATCGCGCTGCACCCGGACGGCTCGGTCTTCGAGTACGCCGACCGCAACGCACCCGCCTGA
- a CDS encoding class I SAM-dependent methyltransferase, translating to MPKEAAVYTHGHHESVLRSHRWRTAANSAAYLIGELRPGLAVLDVGCGPGTITADLAALVAPGPVTAVDTGRDILDQAASVAAERGLDNITFATADVHALDFPDDSFDVVHAHQVLQHVGDPVQALREMRRVCRPGGLVAVRDSDYAAMTWYPEVPGLDEWQELYGRVARANGGEPDAGRRLVSWARRAGFTDLTPTAAAWCFATPESRDWWSALWADRTTGSVYAKLAVEGGHTDPERLTAIAAAWRAWGAEDDGWFMVPHGELLCRA from the coding sequence ATGCCGAAGGAGGCCGCCGTCTACACCCACGGCCACCACGAGTCGGTGCTGCGCTCGCACCGTTGGCGGACCGCCGCCAACTCGGCGGCCTATCTGATCGGCGAGCTCCGCCCCGGCCTGGCGGTGCTGGACGTCGGCTGCGGCCCCGGGACCATCACGGCCGACCTGGCCGCACTGGTCGCGCCCGGCCCGGTGACCGCGGTCGACACCGGCCGCGACATCCTCGACCAGGCCGCCTCGGTCGCCGCCGAACGCGGTCTGGACAACATCACGTTCGCCACCGCCGACGTCCACGCGCTGGACTTCCCGGACGACTCCTTCGATGTCGTCCACGCCCATCAGGTGCTCCAGCACGTGGGCGATCCGGTGCAGGCGCTGCGTGAGATGCGGCGCGTCTGCCGGCCGGGCGGCCTCGTCGCCGTGCGCGACAGCGACTACGCGGCGATGACCTGGTATCCGGAAGTGCCGGGCCTGGACGAGTGGCAGGAGCTGTACGGCCGGGTGGCCCGCGCCAACGGGGGCGAGCCCGACGCCGGCCGGCGGCTGGTCTCCTGGGCCCGGCGGGCCGGCTTCACCGACCTCACCCCGACGGCTGCCGCCTGGTGCTTCGCCACCCCGGAGTCCCGCGACTGGTGGAGCGCGCTGTGGGCCGACCGTACGACCGGATCGGTGTACGCGAAGCTGGCGGTGGAGGGCGGCCACACGGACCCGGAGCGGCTGACGGCGATCGCGGCGGCCTGGCGCGCCTGGGGCGCCGAGGACGACGGCTGGTTCATGGTCCCGCACGGTGAACTGCTGTGCCGCGCCTGA